Below is a genomic region from Gillisia sp. Hel_I_86.
TAAAACGTTTCATACAATCGTAATTAATTTAATACCACCTGGATTTCAAATAAAAGTTTCATTGGATAATGTCATTCTATGTTTCTAGCCAATTTTAAAAAAACTTCATTCATCGAGTCCACTTTAAATTGATCTTTCAGCTTATTGGGGGTATCCAATGCTTCAATTTTTCCTTCCACCATGATAGATACCCTATCACAATATTCGGCCTCATCCATATAATGCGTGGTCACAAAAACGGTGGTGCCCTGGTTTGCCGCTTTATAGATCATTTCCCAAAATTGTCTTCGGGTAATGGGATCTACACCTCCTGTGGGTTCATCTAAAAAGACGATTTGAGGTTCATGAAGCAGCGATACCGAAAAAGATATTTTTTGTTTCCACCCCAATGGCAAGGAACCTACCAATTGGTTGGCTACTTCCTGTAGCCCTAGCTCTTCCAATAGTGCTATGGTTTTTTCTTTGATTTTTGAACGGGACAACCCATATATTCCCCCAAAAAATGTGATATTTTCTTTAACCGTCAAATCATCGTACAAGGCAAATTTTTGGCTCATATACCCGATGTTTCTTTTGATGGACTCTGTTTGGGCATACACATCAAATTCTGCTACTTTTGCAGTGCCGGAAGTAGGTTTTGAGATGCCGATAAGCATTTTCATTGCCGTTGTTTTTCCCGCACCATTGGCTCCAAGAAACCCAAAAATCTCTCCTTTTTTAACCTCGAATGTTATCGCATTTACAGCGGTAAAATCACCAAACATCTTGGTCAAATTTTCTACTTCTATGACGTTTTCTTTTTCCATTATTTTGCTAAGTCCATAAAAGTGTCTTCTATGGTAGGTTGTGTACTTTGTATGCTTACGCCTTTTAAATCTTGGGCTTCCAGGTACTTTTTCAAATCGTTTAAATCAAAATCGGTTCGTTTATCTGTATAATGCACAAATTCTCCAAAGGGATATACGCTATAACTATTTTCATAGGCCTTTAAGCTTAAAATCAATTGATACATATTATTGGCACCTATGTTGTAAATGGTTTTTGGATAATGTTCTACAATAGCTGCTGGGGTATCGATTTTTAAGATCTTTCCATCCTGTATTAGCGCTATCCTGTCACAAAGCGCCGCTTCATCCATATACGGTGTGGAAACCAAAATAGTGATGCCCTTTTGTTGCAGGCGCTTAAGCATTTCCCAGAATTCCTTTCTTGATACAGGATCCACCCCTGTGGTGGGCTCATCCAAAAACAGCACTTTTGGTTTGTGGATCAAGGCACAGCTCAAGGCCAGCTTTTGCTTCATTCCGCCTGAAAGTTTACCAGCACGGCGAGTTTTAAACGGTTCAATCTGCACATAAATATCCTTGATCAATTCATAATTTTTATCAATAGTGGTCCCAAAGATGGTCGCAAAAAAATTCAGGTTTTCCTCTACGGTCAGGTCTTGGTACAAAGAGAACCTTCCGGGCATATATCCCACACTTTGTCTAATGTCTTTATAGTCTTTTACCACATCAAAACCAGCTACGTTTGCAGTGCCTTCATCAGCAAACAATAACGTGGTCAAAATTCTGAATAAAGTGGTTTTCCCCGCACCATCGGGACCAATTAAACCAAACAGCTCATTCTCTTTTACTTCAAAAGAAATATCTTTCAAAGCTTCGACCTTTTTGTATGATTTGCTGATATGTTGCAGGGAAATACTCACTCTTTTATTTTAGTTTTTTCTGGTTTATTATCTCTTTATAGGTTAAAATCCTGCTCCCGATAGTTATCGGGATACATGGCAGTTGCTTTAGTTTCTATAAACTTTTATAAGAGCATCTTGTCATTTCGAAGAAGTGAAACGACTGAGAAATCTGTTTCAAAATAGATTTCTCCCAAGGGTCGAAATGCCAAGCTAACTTTAAAAAGAATTTCATTCTTTTGTTTTAAAACTATGGATTCCAATTCCATAGTGGTTTATTTTTTTAGAAATGAAGAATACATCCAAACTTGTTTCTCTTGTAATTGAATATAATCGCTCATGAGGGCGTTAGTACCTTCATCATCGGCATCGGCAGCAATTTCTAAAATTTCGCGCTGCAAAAGCAGAATCACTTGATAGCCATCCAATATATGTTCAACAGCTACCAACCCATCCGATACTTTTTTGCTTTCAGCTATTTTGGATGACTCAATATATTTTGAATAGGTATGTTCTGGCGAATGTCCCAAGGTTAATATTCGCTCTGCCACTTCATCAATTTTTAATTGTAAATCACTGTAAAGCTCTTCAAATTTTAAATGCAGTTCAAAGAATTTATCCCCTTTGATATGCCAATGAAACCCTCTTGTATTCTGGTAAAAAATTGAATAGTTTGCTAATAGCTTGTTCAATTTATCGGCCAGTGCTTTTGATTTTCCTGTATCCAGACCAATTTTATTTAGATTTTTCATAACATGTGTTTTTTATTAATTTTTATTGAAAATAGGTGTAATATCCTTCAAGATTTTCCTCGATCCTGTACGTGATTATAGTTGCTTGACTTAATGTAGAAGTATTGGATAAGGCTTCAATTTTTTCCACCAACGGAAGTAAGAACACATGAAGATTGTCGTGTGAAGCTCCCTGCATGGTACATTCTTTCACCACGAAATTCTTCTCCTCATTTAATTTCGTGGCGAGCCTATGGTAATCCTCCAAAGTTTTTAGGTCGCTGGATTTAATTAGATCGAGCATCTTATCTACACCTTGGGTAGTTTCCATATTAGCTTGCCATTTTGAACCTGAGTCTAGTTTAATTTCATCTACCCAGGCATTATTCATTGCAGAGGATTGCACAGGTGATTTCTTTGTCTCCTGTTTAGGGACAGAAGTTGCTTTCTCAGCATCATTTGTACTATCATTTGCTTGTTTGTTTTCTTTGCAGCCCAATAAAAAGACTGAAAAGATCATTGTTATAAAGTTTACTTTCTTCATGATTTTAGTTTTACTGTTTTTTTTTAGGTTAACTAACTTTACTGGTTATTGAGAAACCCACATTTCGGCAGGCATTCCAATCTTTAGGCTACCGTCGTTTTTTACGTCTATTTTTACCGAATACACCAGGGCCACGCGTTCTTCTTTTGTTTGAATGATTTTGGGTGTGAATTCTGCCTCAGAAGCAATCCAACTAATTTTGCCCTTATAGGATTTCATTGTATCGCCATCATCTATTTTCACCGTAACTTCCTGCCCTATTTTGATACTTGCCAACTGTGGCTCGCCTATGTAGGTGCGCAATTGCATGGTAGATAAATCTGCGATTTTATAGAGCGGTTTCCCAAAATTGGTAATCTCATCTATTTCTGCATATTTTACCAATACCGTCCCGTTTATGGGGTTAATGATCTTGCTTTTTTCGATTTGGTCGTCAATTTGTTTGAGTTGTACATCAATGCTTTTTAGTTCATTTACCACGGGGGCATTTTGAATTTCAACACTTCTAATTTGCTGGTTTATCACATTCATCTCCCCTGTAATATCATCCAATTGCTTTTGCGTTCCCGCATTGTCCCTAATAAGATTTTTTGTTCGGATTTTATTGATGTTTGCAGTTTCCAATTTAGCTTTCAGCACCTCAATTTCAGATAACACCCCTTTGGATTTAGAGCTTATTACTTCTTTGGAGACCAAAAGTTGTTCTCGTTTAAGCGATAGGGGAATAGTGTCTATATACCCTACAAAAACCCCTTTTTGAATACGATTTCCTTCGTTGACATTGAACTGAATTAATTTTCCGGTATTTTCTGCGGAAACCGTGATTTCCGTAGCTTCAAAATTACCATAGCCATCGGCTCTCCCGTCATTGGAATTACAGGATACTAGGCTTACACTAAGTAAGCCCATGCCCAAAAATATGTATAGTTGCTTCTTCATATCAAAAATCATTGTCCTTTTATAATGTTATAATTTGCTTTTGCCAATTGTAATTGAATGTTATGTGTAACAAGGTTGTTCTCAGATTCGTATAAATTGGTGAGTTCTGTTATGTAAGCCGATGCGGTTATTACGCCATTCCGCAATTGGGATTCGGCTGCATTTAATATATCTTTTCTAAGTTCGATTATTTCTTCATCGGTTGCTATGAATTCAGAAATTTTACTAATCTCCTTTTGCTGCTCATTAAGTTCAATATTAGTGTTTAGCGTAAATGATTGGGTTTCACTATCAACAATTTCCTGATTGATAAGCAATGACTTGCGTTGTTTCTTATTGGAATTCCAATCAAATACGTTCCAATTTAATTTTAAGCCAACCACATAAAAAGCCTGAAATGAATTGTCCAATATGTTAAGACCGGGATTGCCATAGCCGGCATCTGCAAATCCCAAAAGTTTTGGGGAGTTTTCTTTGGACAGCAACTGTTCTGAACTTTCAATTTCCAGTTTCTTCAATTTAAAAAATTCCACTTCCGGACGCTCCATATTAGAAGAAAAATCGGTTGTAATTATAGGCCGGGAGAATTCTGTTTCCAGGTTTAAATCTTTGCCAACCAAAAAAGACAAGGTTTCTATGAGCACTAGCTCATTTTTTTGCACTTCGGTCAACTGTTGTTCAATTAAAAGCAGTTCAGATTCAATTGTTTTATCTGAAGTAGGTAAGAGCACCCCATATTCAATCCCAGATTTCACTTCTTTTAATTTGGTTTGAAGTTGTGATTTTCTGGAAAGCAATAAAAGGTTTTTTTCCTGGGTCAACAATATAGAAAAATAAAGCTGATTGACCTGTTTTTTTAATTGATATAGGTCTACTTCCAACTTTTTTTGCCGGGTTGCCAGAGCTGCTTTGGCCAAATTGGTTTTGGCATTGATTGTTCCCCCGGCATAAATTAATTGGTTCACCGAAGCTGTTGCCCGGTATTGATCTTTATTGAGGGGTTCTATTGTGGAATTTGCAAGTGGGATTTCAATAACATCTGACTGATACGTGGTTTGTGCCGAAAGGCCCAATTGCGGCAGCCTTTCAGTTTTGATAATTTCCAGATCTATCGTAGTTTGATTTTCCATTAGCACATTTTGTTGCGCTAAAGGATAATGGGTGTCCACCAATAGATAACATTCTTCCAGGGTAATTTGGTCCTGGGCAAAAAGACCAAAGGGAATTAGTAGAACAATATATAAGATAAGATGTTTCATCTGTTGATATTTTTAAAAAGGTCAGATTTAATTCATTTTAGTTTTTTATTGCATTAATAATAAAATCTGCAACTTCAATTTTCCTTTCTTCCATTAATCGTTTGAAGGACTTATCGTCGATATTCACAAAGGCTTGGATCAAGGGAGTGGCCACAAAGGGGAAAATATTCAATGCCAGAATGTTAACAAACAGTTGCTCCCCTTTAATGGGTTTTAATATCCCACTTTCAACTTCAGCTGTCACCTGGGCCTTGAATTTTTTGATATTCGGAAAGCCTTTACCGTCCTTCATTTTTAGGATGAAATCCGGGTTTCTGTTCAATTCCTGAATAATGAAATTGGGTAGGTATGGATGTTTGATAATAAACGAAATATAGTTGTGCGTAAAACTTATGATTTTTACTTCGATGGAAGAGTCATCGTTCAACACCTTGTTCAATTGCGGAGCCAACAAAGAGAAGGCTTTTTTAAAAACAGCTTCGAACAGCAATTGTTTGCTCCTGTAATAATAGTGCAACATCGCCTTATTTATCCCCGCTTCATTGGCTATTTCTTGCATCCGTGCACCATCCATTCCCTTACGTTGGAAAACGTTCTCAGCTGCATTCAGGATCTGATTTTCAGTATTTTCATCTTTGCTTTTTAGCATAACAAACTATTTGGTTTAACCATTTGGTTAACAAAGATAATTAAATATTTTTAATACCCTCATTAAAATTTTAGAAATAGTGAAATGGTCTTAATTGCTAGTGCTACCCTGCTGATGATGGATTATCTTCAAGAATAAATTGTACAGCCATCTCTGCGTGCAACTGAGTGGTAGAAAACAACGGCAATTCAAAATCATTTTGGTCAAGAAGCAAAGGAAGTTCTGTACATCCCAAAATGATCCCCTCCGCCCCTTTTGTTTTGAGCAATTCCATCTGCTCTTTAAAAAAACTTTTTGATTCATCGGTAAATTTACCTTGGGTGAGTTCATGGGAAATATAAAAATGGCATTTATCTATATACTCGGGATCTGGAATTATTGTCTCAATACCAAAATTAGTATTTAAATATTCTTGCATAAAACCACGAGTCATGGTAGGGCGGTTCCCCAATAATCCCAACTTCTTTATTTTATTATTTGTAGCTTTTACCCCAACCGCATCTGCGATATGTAAAATAGGAATTCCTATTTTGGGTTGCACGTAATCGAAAACCATATGAGGGGTATTTGCACAAATTACGAGCGCCTCTGCTCCGATACTTTCCAATTTTTTAGCAATATCGAGGTAGGCTGTATTTATTTTCTCCTTGTTCTGTTCGCGCATAAGTTCGATATTCAAACTATAAATAAGTAAAGGTGGGTTGCCCCAAGTGCCTCTTTTCTCACCTACCAGTTCATTGATCATCCTATAGTATACAATTGTAGAATGCCAGGAAGTACCACCTATTAGTCCTATTTTTTTCATATCGCATCCATATTAAATGTTTTAAGATTCTATTACATAATAAATTTACAAAGACGAATTGCTTTGGTTTATGACCCACGTCATAAAATTGGACAGCCATCTAGTCTGATTTTACTTCAAAATAAAAATGATCGGATCTTGAAAAAATCCCTAATCGTGAGGAGTTGGTTCTTCTGGAAGCATAAGAACACACCACGTATGGATCAAACAAAAAAAGAAAAAAGGGGAAATCAAATGTTTGTCCTCACTTTTTGGCTGGCGAAAGGATTCCTGGATGCTTTCTGCGCTGCTACCTTTAAGACTACTTTTGCGCTCATCCTATATAAGGTAATTCTGATATAAAGGGGAGCCTTGCCATTTTTGGTTTTATTGGATTTTTGGATAGTGGTCCTTAACAAATGAACTAGGGTTGGTACTAGGAAACAAAACGATTTGAGTCAAAAAGGCTTATCCCTCAAACAATAAAAGATTAAATCTTTTTGTTCCGTGTGCAGGATCTTGGAGGAAGCTTTTTCCCTGAAATCAAATGCAAGGGAACATAATGGGATTACCCTGAAATTGCATCCAAAATTCACTGTTTAGCAAAGTTCGGCGCAAAAATCAGCCTGTTTATAGGGTTTTCAAGAGCATTCGACGCAAATTAAAAAAAAAAGAAAAACCAAAATAGTCAATCTATTTATAATAATGTACCATGGTGTTGTCCGTTACCTTCTTGGTATTCCAATTCCTTTTCTCCCATATTTGTTATCTACAACATGGAATTGCTTCATTTAATCGTTTCATTTCCATTTCTATTAGACCCTTGCTCAGTACCAAGTACATAGGGCTGGTGTTTTTGATAGTTGATGTTGCGCAATACAAATATCCGCAAGCCTTTTTATTTTGTTAAAGTCAAAAGGAGGTCTTATAGTATATCATTAGTGTCCGATTAAACTTTTTAAAAACGGGATTTCCTTAATGGATTTCCCGCTTTATAGTAATTTGGTTTTACCACAAACTAAAATACTATGAACAACCCACTTTAGCGGACATCCAATAATCTAACAATTGTTAACTTGATCCCACGGCAGATTGTTGATCGGACAGTCGATTCTTTTGATATTGATCGGTACTAAAAGACATGCAAGACCTATGAACATTTCACCACAAAAGAAAAATGCGCTTTACAAGAGCGTGGCAGAATTTTACATGGAAGATGCGGCACTGGAGACTGTACTCAAGGACGAGGTCATAACCATTGAGGAAAAAGAGCTGGCCCTATAGTTAAGGCACATAGTCCACTGGGATGAAAAGAACCAAAAAGTGCGAGTCTTAGATCAAAAATTTTAGAATTTCTAATATATGTTGCCTTTGATACAATTTAAGGCATTATGGATTAACCTATCTGCATTATTTTTTACCCAATCAAACATTGTTAATCGTGTTAATTGTTCCTGAAATGGTACAGGACAACTTTATGATATTGTAGATAGTACCAAACTTTTCAATGTTCTTTTTAAGTAAGTCTGTGTTGAGTTTTTTATAGTTGCCATAAATTGTCAAATCGTAAACGATGCTATCTATTATTGGCGGATTTTCAAGACGTGCCGCATTGACTTCAATAGTGGCTTTTGTAAAGGTAAATTTCAAATAGACGATATGATTGTTAAAAAAATCAATCAAAAAATTGCTGAAATAATGTTTTTGCCATTTTCCAGTTTTCTTGATTGATACAGTACTTTATTTTGGGTGGTTTTAATTCTCCTTGAATTAGCCCAGCGTTTTTTAATTCTTTAAGATGTTGGGAAACTGTGGATTGTGCCAAAGGAAATACATCTACCAAATCGCCAGTGTAACAACACGACTGATTTTCAAGATGCTTTAAAATGGCAATCCGGGTGGGATGACCTAAAGCTTTAGCCAATTTTGCCAAAGTTTCGGTATCTTCCGTGTATTCAATTTGTTTTATGCTACTTTTCATGTTTCTTTTCTTTAGTGCGTTCGTGCATTTTAATTTTTGTTTTTTGAGCCGCTCAGAATTCTTGAAATTATTCCTTTTTGATTTGTAAATTCTGCTATAAATACACCAGCTAAATGGATTACGATAAATCCTATCAAGTAATAAATACCAAATACATGGATGTCTTCCATTGGTTTTTTTAACTCTTTTGAACCAAATTCTATTATAAGTCCAGTAATTAATGAAATAACAACACCAAAATAAAAAATGAGATATGTCCATTTTTGAAATTTCTCCTTTATAGACAGAGTTTTGCCAAAAGGATTTTGAAACTTCATATGCCCAAAAAGGGGAAGGATAAAACGCAAGCTAAATAGCCCTGTCAATACATAACCTAGGTATATATGCCAATTCCACATGGTTTGTCTTATCTTTTTTGCTAAAACAATGAGTTGTTCCTGAGATAAAACCTAGTCGGTACCACTCAAATAATCTTGAATGATAGCTGCCACATTATACTTATTCATCCAAGTTGATCGCAAAAAAATCGTAATTAAAAGTAGTAGAAATGAGACAGCAATTGCCCAATGAATTATGCGATATGTTTTAGAATACCTTATTTTTTCCATGATATTCGTATTTAGTGTATCAGTTTTGTGTTTTTAACAACATCATATTGGGCAACTATTGCATGCTGTTTTTTTTAATATTCAATCATTCATTTTCTAGTTTAAACTAACTCCAAATAGATATCCTACCAATGCCGTCAATCCCATTGCGACTGTCCCCCAAAAAGTGATCCTGATTACTGCTTTCCCAATACTGGAACCTCCTGTTTTAGCTGATAGACCACCTAAAATAATCAGGAATAAAATGGCGAAACCATAGAGGGAATATTCCATGCTTTTTAATGGTAGGAACAGTGTTACCAATAGAGGAAGTACGCCTCCAACCGTAAAGGCGGCCCCAGATGCAAATGCAGCTTGTATGGGATTGGCCTTACTCATTTCACTAATACCCAACTCATCCCTAACGTGCGCCGCCAACGCGTCTTTCTCCGTTAATTCTTTAGCAACGGTTAATGCGGTTTGATTTTTTAGCCCTCGCTTTTCATAAATTTCGGCTAATCGCAGTAATTCTATTTCAGGCATTTCCTCTAGTTCTTGCCTTTCTCTCTCGATGTCTGCTTGTTCTATATCTGTTTGAGAGCTCACAGAGACGTATTCTCCTGCTGCCATGGATAAAGCACCGGCAACTAATCCGGCCACCGTTGCCAATATCACGGGTTCCCTGAAATCACTTGCGGCGGCAACACCTATAGCAAGACTCGCTGTTGATAGAATACCGTCATTTGCTCCAAGGACAGCTGCCCTTAACCAATTACTTCGGTGTATATAATGATTGTCTAGATAATCATCTTCAAATTCTGACATACTTTAATTTCTTATTTCTTATCGCAAATATACGATAGGTACTTGAGCTGAAATGTGACAAAGGTCACATTTCAAAAAATAAAAATTTCTTGAAACCAACGATCTTTGAGGGAGTACCGTCGGGGGGAATTATTTAGGTTAATAAATATTCTGTATATCCGTAAACATTCCTAATTAGTGGAAATATTCCTATATTTGATTGAATTTAAATTGATTGGATATGAATATATTTTCTTTCGGAGTTCATTTTACTGATGAGGAGAGCTGCCGCCTACATTTCAAGGAGCAACGTGATAAGGAAGGAGTTGTCTGTCATCGCTGTGGGTCAATAGATCATTATTGGCTCAAAAACAAATGGAGTTATCAGTGCAAATCCTGTAAGGCGAGGATGTCCTTGCGAAGTGGAACAATTATGGAAAGCTCCAAATTATCTTTTATGAGCTGGTATAAGACCATCTTTCTTTTGAGCACGACAAAGAAAGGTTTTTCCAGCAAGGAAATACAGCGGCAGCTGGGCCTAAAGCGCTATGAGCCGGTTTGGGCAATGGTGCACAAGTTACGCAAAGCCATGGGGCAGCGAGATGACCGCTATACGTTGGAGGGGATGATCGAGATGGATGAAGGTTATTTCACCATTGAGGCAAGCCAAAACGATCACCAAACCCAAAAGGCCGGTCGTGGCAGCAAGACCAAATCCAACGTTATGGTTCTGGCCGAGAGCACTGTCTTGGAAGATATAAAAACAGGGAAAGTGGAGCGGCATTGCAGGTATTTTAAGGCAAAAGTCCTTGACAACCATGAGGCCGGTCAAACCAGCAATATGCTCAAAAGCGCAATTGCTGATGAACACATTATCATCTTTTCCGACCAGAGCACATCCTACGTTGATATCGCAGATTACGTAGAGCTACATATTACTGAAAAATCAAGTGAAAAGACCACCAAAGAAACTCTTAAATGGGTACATATAGCTATAAGCAATGCCAAAAGGAATTTTGTGGGAACCTATCATAAGATCAAGAAAAAATATCTGCAATTATACCTCAATGAGTTTGTATACAAGCTTAATCGGAGGTATTTTGGAGATAAGTTATTCGATAGGTTAGTAATAGCAAGCATTACAGCGAGTGGACATTAAACGGATATACAGATAAATATTGCTTTATCCTAACCAAAAAAAAACCGAACCAAGAAAATCAAAGATGGGACTTCCACCAATGGCATTTCATAAATTCTCATTGAACTCCAATTTGGGCAATAAGGCTCCTTTTTTGTTATGGATCTGTTGCATTTTGTGCAGTATTTGATCCAAGATTTTAACGGTTTGCTCTAGGTAAGGTCCTTTGTTCAGCATGACACAGGTTGCGCGTTGCGCCATTGCAGCATCTGTGATTTCTGCCCTGGTAGGAATTCCTTTTTTTGTCAAATTTTCTAAAACTTGCGTGGCCCAAATATCAGGCAAATGGGCCGCATCACAAATATGTATGATTTCTTCTTGGATGATGGCGAAATTTTTCCAACCGGTTTCAATGGCCAAATCGCCACGGGCAATCATGACCCCAATTGGATAGTTCTCCATGGCTTTTAATAGGATACCCGGCAGATTCCTGAACCCTTCCATGGTTTCGATTTTTAATACAATGCCAATCTTGGCATTCAGTTTTGTCAAC
It encodes:
- a CDS encoding ABC transporter ATP-binding protein encodes the protein MEKENVIEVENLTKMFGDFTAVNAITFEVKKGEIFGFLGANGAGKTTAMKMLIGISKPTSGTAKVAEFDVYAQTESIKRNIGYMSQKFALYDDLTVKENITFFGGIYGLSRSKIKEKTIALLEELGLQEVANQLVGSLPLGWKQKISFSVSLLHEPQIVFLDEPTGGVDPITRRQFWEMIYKAANQGTTVFVTTHYMDEAEYCDRVSIMVEGKIEALDTPNKLKDQFKVDSMNEVFLKLARNIE
- a CDS encoding IS1595 family transposase; translated protein: MNIFSFGVHFTDEESCRLHFKEQRDKEGVVCHRCGSIDHYWLKNKWSYQCKSCKARMSLRSGTIMESSKLSFMSWYKTIFLLSTTKKGFSSKEIQRQLGLKRYEPVWAMVHKLRKAMGQRDDRYTLEGMIEMDEGYFTIEASQNDHQTQKAGRGSKTKSNVMVLAESTVLEDIKTGKVERHCRYFKAKVLDNHEAGQTSNMLKSAIADEHIIIFSDQSTSYVDIADYVELHITEKSSEKTTKETLKWVHIAISNAKRNFVGTYHKIKKKYLQLYLNEFVYKLNRRYFGDKLFDRLVIASITASGH
- a CDS encoding VIT family protein, translated to MSEFEDDYLDNHYIHRSNWLRAAVLGANDGILSTASLAIGVAAASDFREPVILATVAGLVAGALSMAAGEYVSVSSQTDIEQADIERERQELEEMPEIELLRLAEIYEKRGLKNQTALTVAKELTEKDALAAHVRDELGISEMSKANPIQAAFASGAAFTVGGVLPLLVTLFLPLKSMEYSLYGFAILFLIILGGLSAKTGGSSIGKAVIRITFWGTVAMGLTALVGYLFGVSLN
- a CDS encoding aspartate/glutamate racemase family protein, whose protein sequence is MKKIGLIGGTSWHSTIVYYRMINELVGEKRGTWGNPPLLIYSLNIELMREQNKEKINTAYLDIAKKLESIGAEALVICANTPHMVFDYVQPKIGIPILHIADAVGVKATNNKIKKLGLLGNRPTMTRGFMQEYLNTNFGIETIIPDPEYIDKCHFYISHELTQGKFTDESKSFFKEQMELLKTKGAEGIILGCTELPLLLDQNDFELPLFSTTQLHAEMAVQFILEDNPSSAG
- a CDS encoding ArsR/SmtB family transcription factor, whose product is MKSSIKQIEYTEDTETLAKLAKALGHPTRIAILKHLENQSCCYTGDLVDVFPLAQSTVSQHLKELKNAGLIQGELKPPKIKYCINQENWKMAKTLFQQFFD
- a CDS encoding ABC transporter ATP-binding protein, producing MSISLQHISKSYKKVEALKDISFEVKENELFGLIGPDGAGKTTLFRILTTLLFADEGTANVAGFDVVKDYKDIRQSVGYMPGRFSLYQDLTVEENLNFFATIFGTTIDKNYELIKDIYVQIEPFKTRRAGKLSGGMKQKLALSCALIHKPKVLFLDEPTTGVDPVSRKEFWEMLKRLQQKGITILVSTPYMDEAALCDRIALIQDGKILKIDTPAAIVEHYPKTIYNIGANNMYQLILSLKAYENSYSVYPFGEFVHYTDKRTDFDLNDLKKYLEAQDLKGVSIQSTQPTIEDTFMDLAK
- a CDS encoding TetR/AcrR family transcriptional regulator, translating into MLKSKDENTENQILNAAENVFQRKGMDGARMQEIANEAGINKAMLHYYYRSKQLLFEAVFKKAFSLLAPQLNKVLNDDSSIEVKIISFTHNYISFIIKHPYLPNFIIQELNRNPDFILKMKDGKGFPNIKKFKAQVTAEVESGILKPIKGEQLFVNILALNIFPFVATPLIQAFVNIDDKSFKRLMEERKIEVADFIINAIKN
- a CDS encoding cytochrome b/b6 domain-containing protein, yielding MWNWHIYLGYVLTGLFSLRFILPLFGHMKFQNPFGKTLSIKEKFQKWTYLIFYFGVVISLITGLIIEFGSKELKKPMEDIHVFGIYYLIGFIVIHLAGVFIAEFTNQKGIISRILSGSKNKN
- a CDS encoding HlyD family secretion protein, giving the protein MKKQLYIFLGMGLLSVSLVSCNSNDGRADGYGNFEATEITVSAENTGKLIQFNVNEGNRIQKGVFVGYIDTIPLSLKREQLLVSKEVISSKSKGVLSEIEVLKAKLETANINKIRTKNLIRDNAGTQKQLDDITGEMNVINQQIRSVEIQNAPVVNELKSIDVQLKQIDDQIEKSKIINPINGTVLVKYAEIDEITNFGKPLYKIADLSTMQLRTYIGEPQLASIKIGQEVTVKIDDGDTMKSYKGKISWIASEAEFTPKIIQTKEERVALVYSVKIDVKNDGSLKIGMPAEMWVSQ
- a CDS encoding TolC family protein, translating into MKHLILYIVLLIPFGLFAQDQITLEECYLLVDTHYPLAQQNVLMENQTTIDLEIIKTERLPQLGLSAQTTYQSDVIEIPLANSTIEPLNKDQYRATASVNQLIYAGGTINAKTNLAKAALATRQKKLEVDLYQLKKQVNQLYFSILLTQEKNLLLLSRKSQLQTKLKEVKSGIEYGVLLPTSDKTIESELLLIEQQLTEVQKNELVLIETLSFLVGKDLNLETEFSRPIITTDFSSNMERPEVEFFKLKKLEIESSEQLLSKENSPKLLGFADAGYGNPGLNILDNSFQAFYVVGLKLNWNVFDWNSNKKQRKSLLINQEIVDSETQSFTLNTNIELNEQQKEISKISEFIATDEEIIELRKDILNAAESQLRNGVITASAYITELTNLYESENNLVTHNIQLQLAKANYNIIKGQ
- a CDS encoding Dps family protein is translated as MKNLNKIGLDTGKSKALADKLNKLLANYSIFYQNTRGFHWHIKGDKFFELHLKFEELYSDLQLKIDEVAERILTLGHSPEHTYSKYIESSKIAESKKVSDGLVAVEHILDGYQVILLLQREILEIAADADDEGTNALMSDYIQLQEKQVWMYSSFLKK